Below is a genomic region from Microbacterium galbinum.
TTTGACGTCGCCCTTCCCCGACGTCACAGCTGCCCGGGCCCAGACATCTCCTCCTGCTCCTCGAGGCTTTTGGAAGATCATGTCGCTGCGGGCGATGTCAGCCATCGGCTGCAGCATCAGGGTGAACACGCAGGAGTCATGGGCCTCGAGCCGGGTCCGACTTTCGTCATTCCCCCAGCTCCCGCCCACCAGCTGGCCCGAGACTCGCAAGTCCTCCGCACCACCTGAACTGAAGAGCAGCGCCGGATTCAATACCGTCACTGGGGTTCGGCCTTTGTTGGTCACTGTGATCACAGCGACGTCGAGTGCGGGACCGTCCAACCGATACGGCATTCGCCAGTCGATGAGATTGGGGTCCTGCATATCTGTTGGTGAAGCACGAACCATTCGAAGGCCATCCGTTCGACCGAGCTCGAGCTTCACCTTCAGGATGCTGCCGCCCCATCTCCACTCTCGGACAGCCCAGAAGAGTGCCACGGCCGCAACGACCAGGATCCCTATCTGCACCAGGTTGGCGAGAAGGTTAGGGGTCGGTGCGACGCAGGCGAGGGCGGTTAGACAGATCACGTTGCCTCTTGGCGTTCACGGGAATCCTAGCGAGGCAGACACACCCGAAGTTCCTCCGGGTATCTCTGGCTGGCCGGTTCGGGATGCCCCGGCTCCGTCGATCATCAAGCAGGAGGTACCGTGAGATCGAACGATCTTTCGACGATGAAACACCGCCCTCCAGCTACACGTGGTCGGGTAGGGATCGCCCCGAGGTCCGCCAGTGCCTTCTTCGTTCGGCGCGGAGGAATCCGGGCGCGAAAAGGCGATTCTTACCCAGTTTCCTGGCTTGGAGTTCAGAGACTTCAGGACGTACTCGCCGCCGGAGGTGTTGATCTTGCTCGTCACCGACTCGGTCATGATCCTGCCGACACCGAGATAGAAGCCTGAGGTTCTCGTCACGCTGTCGTTTCGCCAGCCAGCCAGCCATTGAAAAGCAGAGACCCCGCAGCGGGAAAGGTCCCGCTAGGAGGTCTGCCGGACGACGTGTTGAGTGCCCTGACGCCATTTAGCGCGATTGGGAGTTTTCGGCGATCCGGGATCTTGACGAATACGCCCGTGGATTCGCGACCCCCTGATAGCCGGTGCCGCGCGGGCTACTTCGGGTTGTTCGGGCGAGGGCGTCGCTTCGCCGCAGGTGGAAGCAGCGATTGCAGAGCAGATGCGGGCCGCAACCGCTGCAGCGACGCTGTCGCCGAGGGATCCAGCGTGCTGGTCTCCCCTTCGTAGTAGAGGGCTATCATTTCGCGGCTCACCTCGTCGTAGGCGAACGCGGCCACCCGCGGGATATTGAGCTGGTGCCCTTTAGCCTTCATGTAGTTGCGGATGTGCGCCTCCCACGTCGCGGAGGAGACTCCGGGTGGCTTGACCGCCCATACCAGCACCCAACCGTCCTCGACGTTCGTGCTTCCTGTGATCGGAACGGTCAGGCTACGTCCGCGGCCTTCCGGGTCTGGGTTGTCCAGCAGGTCCTTTGAATGCCGGGCGAACTTCTCTTGCGCCGCCTCGTTTCCGGACAGCAGTGTTGCGCCGACACTTAGCCAGCCGAAGCTCTGTCGGTCGTGCAGCTCATCGATAAGGTCAACGATGCTCGTCGTCGGCATCGACGGTTTCGGTGCACGCGGGCTGCCGTCGCGGGTGAGATGCCACTGATCGAGCGCATCCGTCCGGCTCGTGATGAACGCCGGTACCTGCTGCCGGAAGCGACGCAGTTCACCCGTGGTGGGGTCGGGCATGAATGGAAACGCGTCCTTGACCAAGGCCGGGTCGGGTGCTACCCACAATCCAGCTTCGTAGAAGTAGAGGAACAGGTCGAGTTCGTCAGGCGCCAAGAACATCATCGTCGTCATGGGATCACGCCTGCGCCGCAAATAAAGGAGGAACTCTGCAGGCCGGTCCACCAGCTCCGCGATCAGCTCGAGATCGTGCAGCGAGACCGTCCAGGGGACGTTCTCTAGATCGATGAGTCCGGCCTCAAGGAGATCCGCGGTCGCCGTGAACACGGCCGGGATATCGTCAAGGCTGACAGCAATCGTATGGATCTCGCGGATGTGAGTGAGATCCACCCATCCCTCTCCCTCGATGCGTAGCCCGCCGTCATCGACGATCCCTGAGCGCACTCGCCCTGCCTGTTCCGCTGCGTTCGTGATGATGCGCCTTAAGTCACCGAGCTGGCGCGATGTCTTCCCTCCCCGAGACAGGGCGCTGAACGCGACCGCCTTGTCCTCGATGACAAAGGCCACATCATCGACAAGAACCAAATGATCACATTCCACCCGTTTGGTATACGCATCAACCGAACCAGTCGCCTTCTCTGCCTCCGTTGCAGGGACGAAGAAATCGAACCCGTTCCGGTAGGTCGCCGTCGGAAGAAGCATCTTCACTGCGCGAAGCACCCGCTCCTCCAGGACCTCTCCGCGGTGCTTCGCATACGCGTCCCATTCAGCCTTCTGCGTCTTCAGGTAGTCCTCAAGCCTCTCCCTCAACGCCGGTGCTGTGTGTCCGTCATGTAGCAGCATCACGCGACCCGCACCGCCTGAAAGCAACGGGTGACGTCGCCACGGGTTGTTCCCCTGAACGAACTTCTCCGCGGCCTCCAACGCCGTCATCCCGGACGCATCAAGAGTGAAGAAGGCGACCACCCGTTCGACACGCTCCATTGGGAGGTCCGTCTCCGCGACAAGCTCATCGATGCCGACCGTGCAGTCATCCGCAGACGGTTCAAACATTGACATCAGAACAGTCACAGCCTGCTTGGTCATCGATGCGACATCTTCCCCGGGAGCGCCCGCAGGCTCTGACAGGGACCTCGCGAACTGCTGCCCCCGCTTGTTTAGTTTGCGGGCCTGGATCGAATGACAGGCATTCAGTACATTCAGCGCCTCAGCGGCACTGAACCCCAATCCCTTCTCCAGCGCAATGCGAACCCCCGGGTTGGCATCGAGCAGCTCGACCGCCGTCGCCTGCAACACGTCTGCGTACGAGGAGTTGCGCATCGCGACCTCTGACCCCTGCACACCCATCGACAACCACCCCAGTGGCGCGTCCGGGCCAGCGGCGACCAGCGTCCGGAACCAGCCCAGGTTCGTGATCTCTTCCAGAATCGGCCGGGCGTCCTGCACCACCCCGCTCATCTCATTCGGCTCCGCCGGTGGACCGTCCACCTCATCGGTACTGCGACCCGCAATCGCCAACAGGACGAGCAATTCGACCTGCCACGCGCCGCCGTCCGGGCTCGCGACAACCTGCCCAGCCGGAGCTAAGGGGAAGTACGCCAGCCTGGCGGTTTCTGCCAACCTCGCCGACGTGAAACGCGAACCCATTGCCGCGAGCTCACGTACACGGTCAGCGAACCTGGTACCCACGTTCGCCGCGAAATCGCCCTCAGCACTGAGTTCAGCAAACAGCGACTGCACCGTGTCCGAGGACTGCATCACAAAATCCACATAAGGATCCGTCGGCGCTGCGGCGTCCCCGTGAGGCAAATGCCGCCGCCTCTTCGCACGCGCCTTCAAACGCTTCGACTTCGATGCCATGCCTAATCGAACCACACGCCTCCGACACGCCGGCCACCTCGCAGATGCTGTCGGCTTCGGCCGCCTGAGAGCACCCATCCCGCTCAGCTCATCGGCAGCCAAGTGCGTCGTTGCGATTCGGATCATCGGTCCTTTGGCGCATGTAAACGGCCACAGCAACGACATGTACTCTTGCGCTCAATATTTTCAGAAGTGTCTGAGGCTGCCAGTACAGTCTGACCCGTGAGTGAATCGCCCGGACAGCGTCATGTACGCGGGGTAATCGAAAGCGTCACCGGACGCGCGAATGGTCGGGGCGTCCCTGAGCTCAGCGAGGCCGTTCTTCGTCTGGAGGATGGGTCGACGCTCGAGGTGCGTATGCCACGACCATTGGGAACAGAGCGGAGTTTTCGGGCACTGCCTGTCTCATTCGATTTTGTCGACTTCGGTGTTTGCCCGATCTGCCTCGCGCCGGAGCCGCGAAGCCGGGAGCATGTGCCTCCCCACTCGGTTGGCGGCAGCGTGATCACGATGACCTGCGAAGCATGCAACAACGAGTTCGGCAGCAAGTACGAGCCGCACCTTCGCAATTGGTATGAGAACACGATCGGGAAAGTACGACTCTCAGGCAAGTCCGTTCCTGGCCGCCGGAGCGTCGGCGAGTACCTACTACGCGAGAACGCATCAGGTGGTTTTGTTCTCTTCCAACACGGTAAACACGACCCGGCGGTCACTCAGATCTTGGGAGAACAGGAGTTCGAGTTGAGCTACGAGGTTGTCGACACAACCCGTTCTCACATCGCAGCGGTCAAGACTGCCTATTTGGCCGGTTGCGTTGCGCTGCGCGGGATTCCGCAGACGCCGCGCGCTGATGCGTTGAGAGCTGAGCTCCTCGCTGCCCGAGACGCGCCCCGTGACCAGAAGGCTGAGCTCGGCGACGTGGTGAGGTCCATCAAAGTCGCGCGCTCCGCGCACGAACCGAGCCCTGGGGAGATCGTCCTGATGGCCGCCGCGGATGGACAAGCGGAATCGGCGATGGTAATCAGCTTCAATCGCGTGTTCGCCATCGATTGGCCGCTCGACCCGATCACTGGATTTACAAGGTGTGTGGTCTGATGGCGGCCCAAAACAATCGTCCCAGCCAAGAGAACGTGGCGTCAGCCTTCGAGCCTGCTGAGGTCGTGGAACGCTTCATCCTGTGTGCGCGGCGGGTTGCCACGCACTCCCTCTAGCAGCGAGGGACCGCCTTGAGGCGCTCGCCGACACGGCTCGAGCATGCCTGATAGGCCGGTGGGATCGGCCTCGGCAACGACCCGACCGCCTGCAAGCTTGACCGCGACGAATCTGTCGTCGCGCCACTAGATCGCGTGAATTCGTCTCAACACGTCGCCATTCTGTCCGGCCCGGCCTAACTGAGACGCGTCCATGGGGCGTACGGCCCACCCATTAGCGCCAGCGCTCTCCCTCGAGAATGTCATCAATACGGTGGGCACTGCCGCCGCGAAGTAGCCACCGAATCGGCGTCTGCCACTCGCCGCGATAGGTCAGATCTTCTTTCGGGACGGTCATGAATCCCTGCACGCTCGCCGGGTCCCAGCCGTCGATGAGCGAAGCCAGCACATGCGCGAGATGGGGCAGCAATCCGTCGCGGGTCTGATCGCTGAACTGCCATTTCGGATATACGGCGAAGCCCTCCACCGCGAATGAGTAGATCGTGCCGATCCGCGCGCGGTCTTGAACCTCATAGATGCTGAGACCTAGCCTCTCTGCGACTTCAGACTCGCTGTACGATGCGGCGATCGTTTCTAAGCAGGTCTGATCCTCCAGCTCCCGCAGCTCGCCACGGGCGACGCGCTCCTCAGTCTCGGTGAGCTCCTGCAGCGTGAAGTCCCCGGACTCGATGAGGAAGGCACGAAGCGCGGGAGTCATAGCCGATGAGCTGGACACGGGTCGCACTTGAGTGAGGAGGCGCTCTGCTTCCAGTCGAAGCACGCGCAGAATCTCAGCGCCGCAACCCGTCCGGTCTATTCGCTCGAGCGCTTCATCGACCGCTTTGGCGAGAGCGAGCGGCCGAACAGCGGTTGACATGGAGGCTTCTCCCTACCAGCGACGGCGGCCGCTACACGGTACGCCGACTGTATCGCGTGTTCGGTCGCGCACGCACGCGTCAAAAGAACCAGCTCGTCGGCACACATCGATCGCTGCCTTCAACCACGCGTCGGGACCAGGCGCGGCGAAATGGGGCGCCAGAGGACTGGGCGGTCGAAGCGGGCGACCCGCAAACTGAGAGGTTACGTCCGCAGTGGTGAGTCGCGGTGTGTGCCGCGCGGATGCGATACTCGTGACATCACTTGAGCCCTTATCGGCGAGGTACTGAGACCCAATTGGGCCGCCTGCCGGCCCAACCCGGCACTACCTACCGTTGCAGGTTGGAGACACATGATGCCAGCGAGCGATGCAGGACACACTCCCCCCTCGGAAATCAGGGTGGGTGACAAGGTGCGGCTGACGGGAGCCGCGTGGGGC
It encodes:
- a CDS encoding HNH endonuclease translates to MSESPGQRHVRGVIESVTGRANGRGVPELSEAVLRLEDGSTLEVRMPRPLGTERSFRALPVSFDFVDFGVCPICLAPEPRSREHVPPHSVGGSVITMTCEACNNEFGSKYEPHLRNWYENTIGKVRLSGKSVPGRRSVGEYLLRENASGGFVLFQHGKHDPAVTQILGEQEFELSYEVVDTTRSHIAAVKTAYLAGCVALRGIPQTPRADALRAELLAARDAPRDQKAELGDVVRSIKVARSAHEPSPGEIVLMAAADGQAESAMVISFNRVFAIDWPLDPITGFTRCVV